One Glycine max cultivar Williams 82 chromosome 3, Glycine_max_v4.0, whole genome shotgun sequence DNA window includes the following coding sequences:
- the LOC100817678 gene encoding F-box/kelch-repeat protein At3g61590 → MAGETSWISHYDDRQRETGAFDSFLELSEEGEKEATAVSLDVLPDDLLERILAYLPIASIFRAGCVSKRWHEIVNSERFVWNLSHVLPQKPWYFMFTSSDEPGGHAFDPLLRKWYSIELPCIGTSNWFIASSYGMVCFMDNDSRSELCICNPITKTYRKLEEPPGLKFSDYSALAISVNRESHRYTVAIVKSKQVPDNYVQWDISIHLYNSENAIWVTSLTEVLMGWRGGNESVICNEMLYFLVYSTGGGQSENRHALVAYNMSNHSSQGSLTRNFIPVPCSLTCGRLMNLKEKLVMVGGIGKPDRPDIIKGIGIWLLNDKKWEEIARMPHKFFQGFGELDDVFASSGADDLIYIQSYGAPALLIFDVNHKQWKWSQKCPVSKRFPLQLFTGFCFEPRLEIAP, encoded by the coding sequence ATGGCAGGAGAAACATCTTGGATCAGCCACTATGATGACAGACAAAGGGAGACTGGGgcgtttgattcatttttagAACTTAGTGAGGAAGGTGAAAAAGAAGCAACTGCTGTTTCTTTGGATGTTTTGCCGGATGACTTGTTGGAGCGAATTCTAGCCTATCTCCCCATTGCAAGCATTTTTAGAGCTGGCTGTGTGTCTAAGAGGTGGCATGAAATTGTTAACTCAGAGAGGTTTGTATGGAACCTTTCACATGTTCTACCGCAGAAACCTTGGTACTTTATGTTTACAAGCTCTGATGAACCAGGAGGTCATGCTTTTGATCCCCTCCTTCGGAAATGGTATAGCATTGAACTTCCATGCATTGGAACTTCTAATTGGTTCATTGCTTCATCATATGGCATGGTCTGCTTCATGGACAATGACAGCAGAAGTGAATTATGCATCTGCAACCCAATTACCAAAACCTACAGGAAGCTTGAGGAGCCTCCAGGTTTGAAATTTTCTGATTACAGTGCATTAGCAATCTCAGTGAACAGGGAATCTCACCGTTATACTGTGGCAATTGTAAAATCTAAACAAGTCCCCGACAACTATGTCCAGTGGGATATCTCAATTCATCTATACAATTCAGAAAATGCAATCTGGGTGACGTCTTTAACAGAAGTTTTGATGGGGTGGAGAGGTGGTAATGAGAGTGTGATATGCAATGAGATGCTGTACTTTTTAGTTTATTCAACTGGGGGTGGTCAATCAGAAAACCGTCATGCCCTAGTTGCGTATAACATGTCCAATCATTCATCTCAAGGTAGTTTAACAAGGAACTTCATTCCGGTACCTTGTTCTCTAACATGTGGCCGTTTGATGAATCTGAAGGAGAAGCTTGTAATGGTGGGAGGAATTGGTAAACCAGATCGACCTGACATAATAAAAGGAATTGGTATCTGGCTTCTAAATGATAAGAAGTGGGAAGAGATTGCTCGAATGCCCCACAAATTCTTCCAAGGCTTTGGAGAGTTAGATGATGTGTTTGCTAGCAGCGGTGCAGATGATCTGATATATATTCAGAGTTATGGAGCTCCGGCGCTTCTCATATTTGACGTGAACCATAAACAATGGAAATGGTCGCAGAAGTGCCCTGTGTCAAAAAGATTCCCGCTGCAGCTTTTTACTGGCTTTTGCTTTGAGCCTAGACTTGAAATTGCTCCATAG